Proteins found in one Leguminivora glycinivorella isolate SPB_JAAS2020 chromosome 4, LegGlyc_1.1, whole genome shotgun sequence genomic segment:
- the LOC125225515 gene encoding uncharacterized protein LOC125225515 has protein sequence MSYEKMEVVNPAEKEASEVLHSLLSVERRSVDSKEAIIVAIPQDQNGGGEYGESAQWHTPVMGQHSVFEMGTAQNMQQHNYNGHQEQVLWQGHTIQVENGEANMQGMQGAYSIEFSNVDGDGMEVETKPKMEKKGGAKRKKKGAETDSDEDVLDNKLEDNPLQVKERLRRGCDCKDNCYRGLNPEAVYRHRLNIAELTKSEHDMYLMGITMASLANPAETSRHKVRRRLRACYVYQGRKVCLEAFLYLENVTHYQLKRIRQHVMTHGVAPRIHGNVGKKPYNTFTLDIYKHATNFLKEYLKQHASSPKDVQPSGEQGKKASKTIIIQGDSRKHLFEAYKEYGEILEPGVKLMGYSTFRAFMKDQFPHVKFATKKQDMPKDMVPFRSGKCMSYDKNKDPIRAQQEKEKVDHKKAAMEAKKKEDHDREQHVQQQQQQQQQQVQQQQQQQQQQVQQVQVQHQQMSSQPHVVIHQQQPGQQSMQQQMLVPQVSQHQQVLTQQVGSVQQVSQHMQPLGVSDEPPQPVEMAQQVIPLAVVQQQQQAYIVTPVSHFQTRVQGAWYRH, from the exons ATGTCGTACGAGAAGATGGAAGTGGTGAATCCGGCAGAAAAGGAGGCGAGTGAGGTCCTTCACTCGCTCCTCTCGGTGGAGCGCCGCAGTGTGGACAGCAAGGAGGCCATCATCGTGGCCATTCCGCAAGACCAGAATGGCGGAGGGGAGTATGGGGAGAGCGCCCAGTGGCACACGCCTGTCATGGGCCAACATTCTGTGTTCGAGATGGGAACCGCACAGAACATGCAGCAGCACAACTATAACGGCCACCAAGAACAG GTTTTATGGCAAGGTCACACAATCCAAGTGGAGAATGGCGAGGCTAACATGCAGGGAATGCAAGGTGCTTACAGCATTGAATTCTCAAATGTTGATGGTGATGGCATGGAGGTTGAAACAAAGCCTAAAATGGAGAAGAAAGGCGGGGCTAAGAGGAAGAAAAAGGGAGCTGAAACAGATAGCGATGAAGATGTTCTCGACAACAAACTTGAGGATAATCCTTTACAA GTGAAAGAAAGACTAAGGCGGGGATGTGATTGCAAAGATAACTGCTACCGTGGGCTGAATCCAGAGGCTGTCTACCGTCACCGTCTCAACATTGCTGAACTGACCAAAAGTGAACATGACATGTATCTGATGGGCATTACTATGGCCAGTTTGGCTAACCCGGCCGAAACGTCGCGCCACAAGGTCAGGAGGAGACTCAGGGCGTGCTATGTATACCAAGGAAGAAAGGTCTGTTTGGAAGCTTTTCTGTATCTAGAAAATGTAACACATTATCAGCTCAAACGCATCAGGCAACACGTCATGACGCACGGTGTCGCGCCCCGGATACACGGTAACGTTGGCAAGAAGCCCTACAACACGTTCACCTTAGACATATATAAACATGCAACTAATTTCTTAAAGGAGTACCTGAAACAACATGCTAGCTCACCTAAAGACGTCCAGCCTTCCGGCGAACAGGGCAAGAAAGCCAGCAAGACCATTATTATACAGGGAGACTCGCGGAAGCACTTGTTTGAGGCTTACAAAGAGTATGGGGAAATTCTTGAGCCTGGAGTAAAACTAATGGGATATTCCACTTTCCGTGCATTCATGAAGGACCAATTTCCTCATGTCAAATTCGCCACTAAGAAACAAGACATGCCCAAAGACATGGTTCCGTTCCGCAGCGGGAAGTGCATGTCGTACGATAAGAACAAGGATCCGATCAGGGCGCAACAGGAAAAAGAAAAGGTGGACCACAAGAAGGCAGCTATGGAGGCTAAGAAAAAGGAGGACCACGATAGGGAGCAGCACGTGCAGCAGCAGCAACAGCAGCAACAACAGCAAgtgcaacaacaacaacagcaGCAGCAGCAACAAGTGCAACAGGTGCAGGTGCAGCACCAGCAGATGTCGAGCCAGCCGCACGTGGTGATCCACCAGCAGCAGCCCGGGCAGCAGTCCATGCAACAGCAGATGCTGGTGCCGCAGGTGTCGCAGCACCAGCAGGTGCTGACGCAGCAGGTGGGCAGCGTGCAGCAGGTGTCGCAGCACATGCAGCCGCTGGGCGTGTCGGACGAGCCGCCGCAGCCGGTGGAGATGGCGCAGCAAGTGATCCCGCTGGCGGTGgtgcagcagcagcagcaggcCTACATCGTGACGCCGGTGTCGCACTTCCAGACGCGCGTGCAGGGCGCCTGGTACAGGCATTGA